CGCTCAAAAAAGTTGTTCGACTAACCATAGGGAGTGCTCTCCTCTTGTTCTTTGTAGGGGGGGGTATCTTGTTTGCTACCCGTTGGCGCAAAACCATAGCTACCGAACGGGCCTATATATACGAATTATGGACTAAAAGTGCCTACACCGAACTCCTTTCCTATCTTAAAAAAAAGCTTGAAAAGCATCCTTTAGATTCCTTTACTCTTTCCGTATATGGGTTTACAGCGTATCAGATGGCCATGTCTCAGCCAAGTGATCAAGATATGCAAACCTATCTTGATGAATGTATATGGGCATTACGAAAAATAGCCACGGTACACAATAAAAAAGACCCTGCGGTCTTGTATGTTTTAGGAAAAGCCTACTATTACAAAGGTCCTTCTTACGCAGATCTGGCTATCACGTATCTAGAAGAGGCCCAAAGGGTTCATGCGCCTTTTAAGGATATTGCCGAATACTTAGGTATGGCCTATGCGTCGGTGAAAGATTACCGTTCTAGTATTGCAGCCCTTTCTCAGGTTCTTGAACAGACGAATAAAAGCTCAGGTTCTCCGGATCTTATCCTTCTTGCCATTGCCCGTTCTTACCTGAATCTAGAGAATTATGATCAAGCAGAAGCATACCTTTTACGCTGTGTTGAAAGCTCTCAGGATGATATAGTAATAGAAAAGGCCCGATATGAATTAGCGCTGCTCTATCAAAAAAAGACAGAACGGGATAAGGCAATTGAACAATGTCTTGCTATTCTTGCGTTAAATGAGGAAAATGCTCAGGCTCATTTTTTGTTGGGGGATCTGTACGCCGAGGCAGGGGATCTTATTCGAGCTCGATCTGAATGGCGAAGAACCCTTCGTATAGCACCGGATCATTCTTTAGCCCGAGCGAGGCTAACGAGTTAAAGAGTTAAGGATTAATTTGGAGGAAACCATGGCTGGTTTTAAGCTGTTCGATACGCTGTCATCTGATATTGGTATTGATCTTGGGACATGTAACACCCTTATCTACGTACGGGGAAAGGGGATTGTGATTAATGAGCCTTCGGTAGTAGCTGTTGAGCGAGGGACCAAGCGGGTTGTGGCTGTTGGGGCCGAGGCAAAGCGAATGCTCTGGAAGACCCCGGGAGACATTATTGCCATTCGCCCTTTACGAGATGGGGTTATTGCGGATCTGGAAACCACTGAAAAGATGATCCGTTACTTTATCTCCAAAGTACTTCCACGGAACTGGTTTATCCGTCCTCGTATGGTTATTGGAGTCCCTTCCTGTATTACCGAAGTAGAACGGCGGGCCGTCGAAGAAAGCGCCTATAAGGCAGGGGCCCGGGATGTACGGGTTATTGAAGAAAGCCTTGCTGCAGCCATCGGAGCGGATATCCCTATTTTTGAACCCGCGGGGCATATGATTTGTGATATTGGAGGAGGGACCACCGAAATTTCCGTTATTTCCCTGGGGGGGATGGTTGTTACCAATGCCATTCGTCTTGGGGGCGACGAATTCGATGAAGCCATCATTAAGCACGTTCGAAGCAAACATAATCTTATCATTGGAGAACAAACGGCGGAACGTTTAAAAATTGAAATTGGCAATGCCGCGCCGGACAAAACCATAGAAAAGGTAGAAATAAAGGGAACCGATGCGATTACCGGTCTTCCCCGTCGACTCGAAATTGATTCGGTAGAAGTGCGAGAGGCATTAAAAGAACCTATTACCCAGATTGTGGATGAGATAAAGCGAACCCTTGGACAAACTCCCCCAGAGCTTGCGGCAGATATCGTAGAACGGGGGATCGTTATGACCGGAGGAGGGGCCTTACTCAAAGGTTTACCAAAGCTTATTTCAAAGGAAACGGGAGTTCCCGTTATTCTTGCAGAACGGCCCCTCGATTGTGTTGCT
The window above is part of the Treponema sp. J25 genome. Proteins encoded here:
- a CDS encoding tetratricopeptide repeat protein codes for the protein MLRLQQSTYSKQWALKKVVRLTIGSALLLFFVGGGILFATRWRKTIATERAYIYELWTKSAYTELLSYLKKKLEKHPLDSFTLSVYGFTAYQMAMSQPSDQDMQTYLDECIWALRKIATVHNKKDPAVLYVLGKAYYYKGPSYADLAITYLEEAQRVHAPFKDIAEYLGMAYASVKDYRSSIAALSQVLEQTNKSSGSPDLILLAIARSYLNLENYDQAEAYLLRCVESSQDDIVIEKARYELALLYQKKTERDKAIEQCLAILALNEENAQAHFLLGDLYAEAGDLIRARSEWRRTLRIAPDHSLARARLTS
- a CDS encoding rod shape-determining protein yields the protein MAGFKLFDTLSSDIGIDLGTCNTLIYVRGKGIVINEPSVVAVERGTKRVVAVGAEAKRMLWKTPGDIIAIRPLRDGVIADLETTEKMIRYFISKVLPRNWFIRPRMVIGVPSCITEVERRAVEESAYKAGARDVRVIEESLAAAIGADIPIFEPAGHMICDIGGGTTEISVISLGGMVVTNAIRLGGDEFDEAIIKHVRSKHNLIIGEQTAERLKIEIGNAAPDKTIEKVEIKGTDAITGLPRRLEIDSVEVREALKEPITQIVDEIKRTLGQTPPELAADIVERGIVMTGGGALLKGLPKLISKETGVPVILAERPLDCVALGAGKYFELAKGFDNTRSIYDNLNS